The proteins below are encoded in one region of Phaseolus vulgaris cultivar G19833 chromosome 1, P. vulgaris v2.0, whole genome shotgun sequence:
- the LOC137814581 gene encoding heterogeneous nuclear ribonucleoprotein Q: MQKMPGTGQRDVVVKNPESPEGNSEPEKPTDSDEQVDFDGDNDQEETMEEEEVEYEEVEEEEEVEEEEEEEEEEEEEEEEEETKPSDGEDETRVTHTEDEKKKHAELLALPPHGSEVYIGGIPQKVSEEDLKVFCQSVGEVSEVRIMKGKESGEAKGYAFVTFKTKDLACKAIKELNNSEFKGKRIKCSTSQAKHRLFIGNVPRNWTEENMKKVVAEIGPGVISVELMKDPQISGRNRGFAFIEYYNNACAEYSRQKMSNSTFKLGSNAPTVSWADPRNYESSTNSQVKSLYVKNLPGNITQDRLKELFEHHGKITKVVVPSAKAGQEMSRYGFVHFAERSSVMKALKNTEKYEIDGQTLECSLAKPQADQKSSGVANQQKSALLPTYPPHLGYGMVGGAYGAIGAGYGAAGFAQPLMYGPGPTPPGMTMIPMLLPDGRIGYVLQQPGFQQPAPMLESQHGRSGSGSSSSGKRNNDNNRNRGYGRYHPY; the protein is encoded by the exons ATGCAAAAAATGCCTGGGACAGGGCAGAGAGATGTAGTGGTAAAAAATCCAGAGTCACCAGAGGGAAACAGTGAGCCTGAGAAACCTACAGATTCTGATGAGCAAGTAGACTTTGATGGGGACAATGATCAAGAGGAGACAATGGAGGAGGAAGAAGTTGAGTATGAAGAAgtagaggaggaggaagaagtggaagaagaagaagaggaagaggaggaggaggaggaagaagaagaagaagaagagactAAGCCTTCAGATGGTGAAGATGAGACAAGAGTGACACACACTGAAGATGAGAAAAAGAAACATGCTGAGCTTCTTGCGCTTCCCCCTCATGGGTCCGAGGTATACATTGGAGGCATTCCTCAAAAAGTTTCTGAAGAAGATTTGAAGGTATTTTGTCAATCTGTGGGAGAAGTTTCTGAG GTTAGGATAATGAAGGGCAAAGAATCCGGTGAAGCAAAAGGCTATGCTTTTGTGACCTTCAAGACAAAGGATTTGGCATGTAAGGCTATTAAGGAGCTGAACAACTCTGAATTTAAG GGAAAAAGAATAAAGTGCTCAACATCTCAAGCTAAGCACCGGTTGTTCATTGGTAATGTTCCTAGAAATTGGACTgaagaaaatatgaagaaaGTTGTTGCAGAGATTGGCCCTGGAGTCATTTCTGTGGAACTGATGAAG GACCCACAGATTTCTGGTCGGAACCGGGGATTTGCTTTTATTGAGTATTACAACAATGCTTGTGCAGAATATTCAAGGCAGAAAATGTCAAACTCAACCTTTAAACTTGGCAGTAATGCTCCAACAGTTAGCTGGGCCGATCCAAGGAATTATGAATCATCTACAAACTCTCAG GTAAAATCATTGTATGTAAAGAACCTTCCAGGAAACATTACTCAGGATCGTCTTAAGGAGCTGTTTGAACATCATGGAAAAATCACAAAAGTGGTTGTTCCTTCTGCTAAAGCCGGCCAAGAAATGAGCAGATATGGTTTTGTGCACTTTGCTGAAAGGTCAAGTGTCATGAAGGCATTGAAGAACACAGAGAAATATGAAATTGAtg GACAAACATTGGAGTGTTCACTAGCGAAGCCACAAGCAGATCAGAAGTCATCTGGGGTAGCAAATCAACAGAAGTCAGCCTTACTTCCCACTTATCCACCTCATCTTGGTTATGGTATGGTTGGTGGTGCTTATGGGGCTATAGGTGCAGGATATGGTGCTGCTGGCTTTGCACAA CCGTTGATGTATGGTCCTGGACCAACCCCTCCTGGCATGACAATGATACCGATGCTTTTACCAGATGGAAGGATTGGATATGTATT GCAACAACCAGGGTTTCAACAGCCTGCTCCAATGCTGGAATCCCAACATGGGAGGAGTGGCAGCGGTAGTTCAAGCAGTGGGAAACGCAATAATGATAATAACCGCAATCGTGGGTATGGCCGATATCATCCCTACTAA
- the LOC137814593 gene encoding replication protein A 14 kDa subunit B, whose amino-acid sequence MDMSNPAAFVNAELLHFYVGRRVRALMQVVRSDGGVVIGKSTDEKQVVVKGTPPAPLTTFVEVFGIVSSDKSIAAEIWTNFGDSIDMFSYNKLCQLANGELRHLFL is encoded by the exons ATGGATATGTCAAATCCTGCAGCCTTTGTCAATGCAGAACTACTGCACTTTTATGTTGGAAGGAGGGTAAGGGCCCTGATGCAGGTTGTGCGATCTGATGGTGGAGTTGTCATTGGAAAATCAACAGACGAGAAACAGGTAGTTGTAAAAGGAACACCCCCTGCTCCTCTTACAACTTTTGTAGAAGTTTTTGGTATTGTTAGCAGTGATAAGTCGATTGCTGCTGAGATATGGACCAATTTTGGTGATTCCATTG ATATGTTCAGCTACAATAAGCTCTGTCAGCTTGCAAATGGAGAACTTAGACACCTGTTCCTGTGA
- the LOC137814594 gene encoding signal recognition particle subunit SRP54, chloroplastic, which produces MPRCHSFELWLWITQIERKLERFSREEDMEAVAGSRHFSTLSLSFSHNRTLRSSSAKSVKLSPPSTNASLSSRNWFAKEVWGWVNSNSKSVAVRRDSRGVVVRAEMFGQLTSGLETAWNKLKGEEVLSKENIVEPMRDIRRALLEADVSLPVVRRFVQSVSDQAVGVGVIRGVRPDQQLVKIVHDELVQLMGGEVSELAFAKSGPTVILLAGLQGVGKTTVCAKLANYFKKQGKSCMLVAGDVYRPAAIDQLSILGKQVDVPVYAAGTDVKPSEIAKQGLEEAKKKKIDVVIVDTAGRLQIDKTMMDELKEVKRALNPTEVLLVVDAMTGQEAAALVTTFNLEIGITGAILTKLDGDSRGGAALSVKEVSGKPIKLVGRGERMEDLEPFYPDRMAGRILGMGDVLSFVEKAQEVMRKEDAEELQNKIMSAKFDFNDFLKQTRTVAKMGSVSRVIGMIPGMGKVTPSQIRDAEKNLQNMEAMIEAMTPEEREKPELLAESPVRRKRVALDSGKTEQQVSQLVAQLFQMRVRMKNLMGVMQSGSLPTLSNLEEALKADEKAPPGTARRRKRSESRSVFVDSTSGRPAPRGFGSKS; this is translated from the exons ATGCCACGTTGTCACAGTTTTGAGCTGTGGCTGTGGATAACACAGATAGAAAGGAAGCTTGAGAGGTTCAGCAGAGAAGAAGACATGGAGGCAGTAGCAGGTTCCCGCCATTTCTCCACActttccctttctttctctCACAACAGAACCCTGCGTTCTTCTTCTGCCAAATCAGTCAAGCTTTCTCCTCCTTCCACCAACGCTTCCTTATCTTCCAGAAACTGGTTCGCG AAAGAGGTATGGGGTTGGGTGAACTCGAACTCTAAGAGTGTGGCCGTGAGAAGGGACTCGCGCGGAGTAGTGGTGAGGGCTGAAATGTTCGGCCAATTGACGAGTGGCCTTGAGACTGCATGGAACAAACTCAAAGGAGAAG AGGTTTTGTCTAAAGAGAACATTGTGGAGCCTATGCGAGATATTAGGAGAGCTCTTCTAGAAGCGGAT GTTAGTCTTCCTGTTGTTAGAAGGTTTGTGCAGTCTGTCAGTGATCAGGCTGTGGGTGTTGGTGTCATTCGAGGGGTGAGACCGGATCAGCAATTGGTTAAG ATTGTACATGATGAACTTGTACAATTGATGGGTGGAGAGGTTTCTGAACTGGCTTTTGCCAAATCTGGGCCCACTGTCATTTTATTGGCTGGACTCCAGGGAGTTGGGAAGACCACCGTTTGTGCAAAGTTGGCAAATTATTTCAAGAAACAG GGAAAAAGTTGCATGCTAGTTGCTGGTGATGTATACAGACCTGCTGCTATTGACCAGCTTTCTATTTTGGGAAAACAG GTAGATGTGCCTGTCTATGCAGCAGGTACAGATGTTAAACCTTCAGAAATTGCCAAACAAGGCTTAGAGGAggcaaaaaagaagaaaattgatGTTGTTATTGTTGATACTGCCGGTAGACTGCAG ATTGACAAGACAATGATGGATGAGTTAAAAGAAGTGAAAAGGGCATTGAATCCAACAGAAGTGTTGCTAGTTGTCGATGCAATGACTGGGCAAGAAGCTGCAG CATTAGTGACTACTTTCAATCTTGAGATTGGAATAACAGGTGCCATCTTGACAAAGCTTGATGGTGATTCAAGAGGTGGAGCAGCTTTGAGTGTCAAAGAG GTATCTGGAAAGCCAATTAAACTAGTAGGACGGGGGGAACGCATGGAGGATCTTGAACCTTTCTACCCTGATAGGATGGCAGGACGTATACTTGGAATGGGAGATGTTCTTTCTTTTGTTGAGAAGGCACAAGAAGTT ATGCgtaaagaagatgctgaagaacTGCAAAATAAGATCATGAGTGCAAAGTTTGACTTCAACGATTTTCTAAAGCAAACACGTACTGTTGCCAAAATGGGTTCTGTATCTCGAGTCATTGGAATGATTCCTGGTATGGGGAAG GTTACTCCTTCTCAGATTAGAGATGCAGAGAAGAATTTGCAGAATATGGAAGCAATGATAGAAGCAATGACCCCAG AGGAGAGGGAAAAGCCGGAACTGTTGGCAGAGTCCCCTGTCAGGAGGAAAAGAGTTGCTCTGGATTCAGGGAAAACAGAGCAGCAG GTAAGCCAACTTGTAGCTCAGCTTTTCCAAATGCGTGTTCGTATGAAGAACCTGATGGGTGTAATGCAAAGTGGATCACTTCCAACACTTAGTAATCTTGAGGAAGCACTTAAAGCGGATGAAAAG GCTCCACCTGGCACTGCAAGGAGGAGGAAAAGATCGGAATCGAGGAGTGTATTTGTGGACTCAACATCCGGAAGGCCAGCTCCTCGTGGTTTTGGGAGCAAAAGTTGA